In one window of Nocardiopsis aegyptia DNA:
- a CDS encoding glycosyltransferase, producing MITTAVRNALRTRGREPAVLCHTGAPESARVPLERLPLGPADRLVDLDTHPMGESVLGEQEAGLVAVVAATTTDLHRAVTTAVHLPRAVHVVVALVDTTGLQEPPIPAAPGMGQWRDVQEVRVRRVGRRGWLCELFFPNAVEAAEVLDAVMHGTRGRRRGPAVAPMAVLSGHEGALWRPGDTGVHGIEAAGPVPLRRVTPVGDLALRVGAVRAPEWADTAVPALDRGTTSADSWTAITGATARAREVSGADTAPVDERVHAVAPIDELTVNPTGFSRVAGGRLADLTVHGPHAVVREGKKDLVTVAADGTVTDVDLARLRHLGGVRVDWSGHTGPSAAVRAVASLAAGGVPLLSGPVPAWAGGLGQALTDLITGAEEADVADPLRREEYSVRLRRAALRTHGHRARWRALGARAGVPLPPEPTVSVILCTRRPEMVGFALAQIARQRGVSVEVVLSLHGFPADLPEVASAIADFGATGVPLTVHEADADQIFGTVLNDAVSRTAGDLVAKWDDDDWYGPEHLADLVLARAYSGGELVGVGQDFVYLQEVDLTLWRSRRSEASTRFIAGGTILTDRAVLEEVGGFRPLPRAIDTQLLIAVIRGGGRIYRAHGLGYVLRRTGGGHTWSEDMSFFLHDHTRQWSGWCPSTLLEGEPAPLGQHVTEYTGGLR from the coding sequence ATGATCACCACCGCAGTCCGCAACGCCCTGCGCACGCGGGGCCGGGAACCCGCCGTGCTCTGCCACACGGGCGCGCCCGAGAGCGCGCGCGTCCCGCTCGAACGCCTGCCGCTAGGGCCCGCCGACCGCCTCGTGGACCTGGACACGCACCCCATGGGCGAATCCGTCCTGGGGGAGCAGGAGGCGGGTCTGGTCGCGGTGGTCGCCGCCACCACGACCGATCTGCACCGCGCCGTCACGACGGCCGTCCACCTGCCACGCGCCGTGCACGTGGTCGTCGCCCTGGTCGACACCACGGGGCTGCAGGAGCCGCCGATCCCCGCCGCCCCGGGCATGGGGCAGTGGCGGGACGTGCAGGAGGTCCGGGTCCGGCGCGTCGGTCGGCGCGGATGGCTCTGTGAACTGTTCTTCCCCAACGCCGTCGAGGCCGCCGAGGTGCTCGACGCGGTCATGCACGGCACGCGGGGCCGCCGGCGCGGCCCCGCCGTCGCCCCGATGGCCGTTCTCAGCGGGCACGAGGGCGCCCTGTGGCGGCCCGGCGACACCGGGGTGCACGGCATCGAGGCCGCCGGACCCGTTCCGCTGCGCCGGGTCACGCCCGTGGGCGACCTCGCGCTGCGCGTGGGCGCGGTCCGGGCGCCGGAGTGGGCGGACACGGCCGTGCCCGCGCTGGACCGCGGCACCACGTCGGCCGACTCCTGGACCGCCATCACCGGCGCCACCGCCCGCGCCCGCGAGGTCAGCGGGGCGGACACGGCACCCGTCGACGAACGCGTCCACGCCGTCGCACCGATCGACGAGCTCACCGTCAACCCCACCGGGTTCTCCCGTGTGGCCGGGGGGAGACTGGCCGACCTGACGGTCCACGGACCGCACGCCGTGGTCCGCGAAGGGAAGAAGGACCTCGTCACGGTCGCGGCGGACGGGACGGTCACCGACGTCGACCTCGCCCGCCTGCGGCACCTGGGAGGCGTCCGCGTCGACTGGTCCGGGCACACCGGGCCCAGTGCCGCCGTCCGCGCCGTGGCGTCCCTGGCCGCGGGCGGTGTGCCGCTGCTGAGCGGCCCGGTGCCCGCCTGGGCCGGCGGACTGGGACAGGCCCTGACCGATCTCATCACCGGGGCGGAGGAGGCCGACGTGGCCGATCCCCTGCGGCGTGAGGAGTACAGCGTGCGCCTGCGCCGCGCGGCCCTGCGCACCCATGGCCACCGGGCCCGCTGGCGGGCGCTGGGCGCCCGGGCGGGCGTCCCCCTCCCGCCGGAGCCGACGGTGTCGGTGATCCTGTGCACCCGCCGCCCGGAGATGGTCGGGTTCGCGCTCGCCCAGATCGCCCGCCAGCGCGGAGTGTCCGTCGAGGTGGTGCTGTCCCTCCACGGCTTCCCGGCGGACCTGCCCGAGGTCGCCTCCGCCATCGCCGACTTCGGCGCCACGGGCGTGCCGCTGACCGTCCACGAGGCCGACGCGGACCAGATCTTCGGCACGGTCCTCAACGACGCCGTGAGCCGCACCGCCGGTGACCTCGTCGCCAAGTGGGACGACGACGACTGGTACGGCCCGGAGCACCTGGCCGACCTCGTCCTGGCCCGCGCCTACTCGGGCGGCGAGCTCGTCGGCGTCGGCCAGGACTTCGTCTACCTCCAGGAGGTCGACCTGACCCTCTGGCGCAGCCGCAGGTCCGAGGCGTCCACCCGGTTCATCGCCGGGGGCACCATCCTCACCGACCGAGCGGTCCTGGAGGAGGTCGGGGGCTTCCGGCCGCTGCCGCGCGCCATCGACACCCAGCTCCTCATCGCCGTCATCCGTGGCGGAGGACGCATCTACCGCGCCCACGGACTCGGGTACGTGCTCCGCCGCACCGGCGGCGGCCACACCTGGTCCGAGGACATGTCCTTCTTCCTGCACGACCACACGCGACAGTGGTCCGGCTGGTGCCCGAGCACCCTCCTGGAGGGGGAGCCGGCGCCGCTGGGCCAGCACGTCACCGAGTACACGGGGGGACTCCGTTGA
- a CDS encoding class I SAM-dependent methyltransferase, with translation MRSLRRARRPLLIAAAVLASAALVAPTVLGVFALLTVAEAVIATGLVVLTGAVAVLGVALRRLHRSMREVSMEIRTQTRTVTETLGRDRLETIRAMDATRARVNRIQSHSLPKLTREITGAVTRQGRHDYEQQVAWNELSRYLDTAPFMPPLRGWAASPDVLRVLVRHIDRLRPDLVVEFGSGASSVWMGYALRRAGGGRLVAVEHDARYAELSRALVSSHGLDDIVEVRTAPLTGVEAATVTVGDEEVVTADRWYDAAVLADLDGIGLVFVDGPPKATGRHARYPALPALMPHCTEDVVFVLDDADRPDERAIGDRWLAEHPELHRTEEHAEKGAHVFSRKGV, from the coding sequence ATGCGATCGCTTCGACGCGCACGCCGCCCCCTGCTCATCGCCGCCGCGGTCCTCGCGTCGGCCGCGCTGGTCGCTCCGACGGTCCTGGGCGTGTTCGCGCTGCTGACCGTGGCCGAGGCCGTCATCGCCACCGGCCTGGTCGTCCTGACCGGCGCGGTGGCCGTGCTGGGCGTGGCACTGCGCAGGCTGCACCGATCCATGCGCGAGGTGTCCATGGAGATCAGGACCCAGACGCGCACGGTCACCGAGACGCTGGGCCGCGACCGCCTGGAGACCATCCGCGCCATGGACGCCACCCGCGCCCGCGTCAACCGCATCCAGTCGCACTCCCTGCCCAAGCTGACGCGGGAGATCACCGGTGCGGTCACCAGGCAGGGCCGCCACGACTACGAGCAGCAGGTGGCCTGGAACGAGCTGAGCCGCTACCTCGACACGGCCCCCTTCATGCCGCCGCTGCGCGGGTGGGCGGCCTCCCCGGACGTGCTCCGGGTCCTGGTGCGCCACATCGACCGGCTGCGCCCCGACCTGGTCGTGGAGTTCGGCAGCGGCGCCTCCAGTGTCTGGATGGGCTACGCCCTGCGCCGCGCCGGGGGCGGTCGGCTCGTCGCGGTCGAGCACGACGCCCGCTATGCCGAACTCAGCCGCGCCCTCGTCTCCTCCCACGGGCTGGACGACATCGTCGAGGTGCGGACCGCGCCTCTGACCGGGGTCGAGGCCGCCACCGTCACGGTCGGCGACGAGGAGGTCGTCACGGCCGACCGCTGGTACGACGCGGCCGTCCTGGCCGACCTGGACGGCATCGGCCTCGTGTTCGTCGACGGCCCGCCCAAGGCCACCGGCCGGCACGCTCGCTACCCCGCTCTCCCCGCCCTGATGCCGCACTGCACGGAGGACGTCGTGTTCGTCCTGGACGACGCCGACCGGCCCGACGAGCGCGCCATCGGCGACCGCTGGCTGGCCGAGCACCCCGAACTCCACCGGACCGAGGAGCACGCCGAGAAGGGGGCGCACGTGTTCAGCCGCAAGGGCGTCTGA
- a CDS encoding acyltransferase family protein, with translation MSVPVAGAAAASADAPSTLGSAPRVRTGFRPEIEGLRAIAVVLVAVYHIWFGRVSGGVDVFLVLTGFLITGSLMRTLERDGRIAFVAFWTRLLRRLAPAAAFALGGVLAATYFWLPRSRWADIMSEVRAAALYHENWALARAAVDYLARDAAPSPVQHFWSLSIQGQFYVLWPVLLTLAAFVAARARLPVRHAVLAAVTTVLVCSLAYSVWITASDQAWAYFDTGARLWELALGGVLALTIHRFDLPGRLRTVMGWIGVIALVTCGLLLPVATLFPGYVALWPTGAAVLVILAGTTGSRFGADRLLTWRPLTALGGLSYGLYLWHWPILVCYLYVTDRTLASPLGGAGVLALSLALAWVTHKVVEGGTDRLTRPARRRTPVWSLGLAAAFLAPVVALSLAWSGQIAEDQRIRREHAGEPESYPGALAVAEAGAAADLEELPVLPDPADAKMDLSSHHTEGCHVNLNSTDLVVCDRGPADAEHTLAFVGASRTAHWYPPVAAAAEKHGWRLVSFTKSGCQFSTDTPYRDGEVFTECQEWDAKAMDELERLRPDAVFTSSTRATPAGETIPEGFAVRWLQLEEWGIDVVGMRDLPRLDYQSAECVERGDPDRCTSPATYSQAPSDPVADADLPSNVTTMDLTRYVCPSGECDAVVGNVLVFWDHSHMTATYARTLSPMVEEALLEATGW, from the coding sequence ATGTCTGTTCCTGTCGCAGGGGCCGCCGCAGCATCAGCGGACGCCCCTTCCACACTCGGATCCGCACCTCGGGTCCGCACCGGTTTCCGGCCCGAGATCGAGGGCCTGCGCGCGATCGCCGTCGTCCTCGTCGCCGTTTACCACATCTGGTTCGGCCGGGTCTCCGGCGGTGTGGACGTCTTCCTGGTGCTCACCGGATTCCTCATCACCGGTTCCCTGATGCGCACCCTCGAACGGGACGGCCGCATCGCCTTCGTGGCGTTCTGGACGCGCCTGCTCCGGCGGCTCGCGCCCGCCGCCGCGTTCGCTCTCGGCGGGGTCCTCGCGGCCACCTACTTCTGGCTGCCCCGCTCGCGCTGGGCCGACATCATGTCCGAGGTGCGCGCCGCGGCCCTGTACCACGAGAACTGGGCACTGGCCCGGGCGGCGGTCGACTACCTGGCCCGGGACGCCGCGCCCAGCCCCGTCCAGCACTTCTGGTCGCTGTCCATCCAGGGGCAGTTCTACGTCCTGTGGCCGGTCCTGCTCACCCTGGCCGCGTTCGTGGCCGCCCGCGCCCGCCTGCCGGTCCGGCACGCGGTCCTGGCCGCGGTCACCACCGTCCTCGTGTGCTCCCTGGCCTACTCGGTGTGGATCACCGCTTCCGACCAGGCCTGGGCCTACTTCGACACCGGTGCCCGCCTGTGGGAGCTGGCCCTGGGCGGGGTCCTGGCCCTGACGATCCACAGGTTCGACCTCCCCGGCCGCCTGCGCACGGTCATGGGCTGGATCGGAGTGATCGCCCTCGTCACCTGCGGCCTCCTGCTTCCGGTGGCCACCCTCTTCCCCGGCTACGTGGCCCTGTGGCCCACCGGCGCCGCCGTCCTGGTGATCCTGGCGGGGACCACCGGCAGCCGGTTCGGCGCGGACCGCCTGCTCACCTGGCGCCCGCTCACCGCGCTCGGCGGGCTGTCCTACGGGCTCTACCTCTGGCACTGGCCGATCCTGGTCTGCTACCTCTACGTCACCGACCGCACGCTGGCGAGCCCGCTCGGCGGGGCCGGGGTCCTGGCGCTGTCCCTGGCCCTGGCGTGGGTGACGCACAAGGTCGTCGAGGGCGGCACGGACCGCCTCACCCGACCGGCCCGGCGGCGTACCCCGGTCTGGTCCCTGGGCCTGGCCGCCGCCTTCCTGGCGCCGGTGGTGGCCCTCTCCCTGGCCTGGTCCGGGCAGATCGCCGAGGACCAGCGGATCCGCAGGGAGCACGCGGGGGAACCGGAGAGCTACCCGGGTGCGCTCGCGGTCGCCGAGGCCGGCGCCGCGGCGGACCTGGAGGAGCTGCCGGTCCTGCCCGACCCCGCCGACGCCAAGATGGACCTGTCCTCGCACCACACCGAGGGCTGCCACGTCAACCTCAACTCCACCGACCTGGTCGTGTGCGACCGCGGGCCGGCCGACGCCGAGCACACCCTGGCCTTCGTCGGGGCCTCGCGCACCGCCCACTGGTATCCGCCCGTGGCCGCGGCGGCGGAGAAGCACGGGTGGCGGCTGGTGTCCTTCACCAAGAGCGGCTGCCAGTTCAGCACCGACACCCCCTACCGGGACGGCGAGGTGTTCACCGAGTGCCAGGAGTGGGACGCCAAGGCCATGGACGAACTGGAGCGGCTGCGGCCCGACGCGGTGTTCACCTCCTCCACGCGCGCCACACCGGCGGGGGAGACCATCCCGGAGGGGTTCGCCGTGCGCTGGCTCCAGTTGGAGGAGTGGGGCATCGACGTGGTCGGCATGCGCGACCTGCCGCGACTGGACTACCAGAGCGCGGAGTGCGTGGAGCGGGGCGACCCCGACCGGTGCACCTCGCCCGCGACCTACAGCCAGGCGCCCTCCGACCCGGTGGCCGACGCGGACCTGCCCTCCAACGTCACGACGATGGACCTGACCCGTTACGTGTGTCCTTCCGGCGAGTGCGACGCGGTCGTGGGTAACGTGCTGGTGTTCTGGGACCACTCGCACATGACCGCCACCTACGCCCGCACGCTCTCGCCGATGGTCGAGGAGGCACTGCTGGAGGCCACGGGATGGTGA
- a CDS encoding superoxide dismutase, producing MSAPYSLPELTYDYAALEPWISGQIMELHHSKHHAAYVAGANTALEQMAEARESGNFGTIPMLEKNLAFHLGGHVNHSIFWQNLSPEGGDKPTGELASAIDDQFGSFDAFRAHFGAAANSIQGSGWAILAYEPLGQRLIIEQLYDQQANIPHSTTPLLMLDMWEHAFYLQYKNVKAEYVKAFWNVVNWADVQARLEKARSVEF from the coding sequence ATGTCTGCGCCATACTCGCTGCCCGAACTCACCTACGACTACGCGGCCCTGGAGCCGTGGATCTCCGGTCAGATCATGGAGCTCCACCACTCCAAGCACCACGCTGCCTACGTCGCCGGTGCCAACACCGCGCTGGAGCAGATGGCGGAGGCCCGGGAGTCCGGCAACTTCGGCACCATCCCCATGCTCGAGAAGAACCTCGCGTTCCACCTCGGCGGCCACGTCAACCACTCGATCTTCTGGCAGAACCTCTCGCCCGAGGGCGGCGACAAGCCGACCGGCGAGCTGGCCTCGGCGATCGACGACCAGTTCGGTTCGTTCGACGCCTTCCGCGCGCACTTCGGCGCGGCGGCCAACAGCATCCAGGGCTCCGGCTGGGCGATCCTCGCCTACGAGCCCCTGGGTCAGCGCCTGATCATCGAGCAGCTCTACGACCAGCAGGCGAACATTCCGCACAGCACCACCCCGCTGCTGATGCTGGACATGTGGGAGCACGCGTTCTACCTGCAGTACAAGAACGTCAAGGCCGAGTACGTGAAGGCGTTCTGGAACGTCGTCAACTGGGCCGACGTCCAGGCGCGCCTGGAGAAGGCCCGCTCGGTCGAGTTCTAG
- a CDS encoding aminotransferase-like domain-containing protein yields MDSSREVGVLVDHLGAWSAGSGALYRRLADSLHGLVTQGTVLAGERLPSERALAAALRISRTTVVSAYDALRSEGVLESRQGSGTRVSASVGPVRGDGWVPGSLANPMYQNLLRETPRVISVACMRTPALDIVGDAVREVAEQDLPALMAEESYHPRGLPVLRQAIADHYERQGLPTTPDQIVVTTGAHQAVALVSQLYLRKGSPVVTEDPGFAGCLDLMRDRGAAFHPVPLDDQGIDPNALRRTIVEYTPHLLYVMPSYHNPTGRLMSAARRREIGELAARYGTPVLEDSAFTGLRAEGEPPPLAAFAPRGTEVITVESLTKVGWAGLRLGWLRAPAEIAMRLSRRKVLADLGSPLLDQGVAVRLLARYDELAAARSDQLRVALHRMESLLREAVPTWEWERPDGGAALWVKLPGVNARAFAQVALCHDVELIPGPMMSATEDGRYAEYFRLPFAFDEATTRELVWRLGRAWRELDRHGPVVEDPDRLVV; encoded by the coding sequence ATGGACTCTTCTCGCGAAGTGGGCGTGTTGGTGGACCACCTCGGCGCGTGGTCGGCCGGCAGCGGCGCGCTCTACCGGCGCCTCGCCGACTCCCTGCACGGCCTCGTCACCCAGGGCACGGTCCTGGCCGGGGAGCGGCTGCCCTCCGAACGGGCGCTCGCCGCCGCGCTGCGGATCAGCCGCACCACGGTGGTGTCGGCCTACGACGCCCTGCGCTCGGAGGGCGTCCTGGAGAGCCGACAGGGCAGCGGCACCCGCGTCAGCGCCAGCGTGGGCCCGGTCCGCGGCGACGGCTGGGTGCCCGGCAGCCTCGCCAACCCGATGTACCAGAACCTGCTGCGGGAGACGCCGCGCGTCATCTCGGTGGCCTGCATGCGCACCCCCGCGCTGGACATCGTGGGCGACGCCGTCCGCGAGGTCGCCGAACAGGACCTGCCCGCCCTCATGGCGGAGGAGAGCTATCATCCGCGCGGGCTGCCCGTCCTGCGCCAGGCCATCGCCGACCACTACGAGCGGCAGGGGCTGCCCACCACGCCGGACCAGATCGTCGTCACGACCGGCGCCCACCAGGCCGTCGCCCTCGTCTCCCAGCTCTATCTGCGCAAGGGCTCGCCCGTGGTCACGGAGGACCCCGGGTTCGCCGGGTGCCTCGACCTCATGCGCGACCGGGGCGCGGCCTTCCACCCGGTACCGCTGGACGACCAGGGCATCGACCCCAACGCGCTCCGCCGCACCATCGTCGAGTACACGCCCCACCTGCTGTACGTGATGCCGTCGTACCACAACCCCACCGGCCGGCTCATGAGTGCGGCCCGGCGGCGCGAGATCGGTGAACTGGCCGCCCGGTACGGCACGCCCGTGCTGGAGGACAGCGCCTTCACCGGGCTGCGCGCCGAGGGGGAGCCGCCCCCGCTCGCCGCGTTCGCCCCGCGCGGCACGGAGGTCATCACCGTCGAGTCGCTGACCAAGGTGGGCTGGGCGGGGCTGCGCCTGGGCTGGCTGCGGGCCCCGGCGGAGATCGCCATGCGGCTCAGCCGTCGCAAGGTCCTGGCCGACCTGGGCAGCCCGCTGCTCGACCAGGGTGTGGCCGTGCGCCTGCTGGCGCGCTACGACGAACTCGCCGCCGCGCGCTCCGACCAGCTGCGGGTGGCACTGCACCGCATGGAGTCGCTGCTGCGCGAGGCCGTGCCCACCTGGGAGTGGGAGCGCCCCGACGGCGGCGCCGCCCTGTGGGTCAAGCTGCCCGGGGTCAACGCGCGCGCCTTCGCGCAGGTGGCCCTGTGCCACGACGTCGAGCTGATCCCCGGCCCCATGATGTCGGCGACGGAGGACGGGCGCTACGCCGAGTACTTCCGGCTGCCCTTCGCCTTCGACGAGGCCACCACCCGGGAACTGGTCTGGCGGCTCGGCCGTGCCTGGCGCGAACTCGACCGGCACGGACCCGTGGTCGAGGACCCGGACCGGCTCGTCGTCTGA
- a CDS encoding DUF3291 domain-containing protein, whose protein sequence is MPSLIPLQRTSARHAVPAAVPAPWSAPAPVPGAVLAEARTLTAPDGDHCALFSLVLAMRRRAEDHSGHLGEVHFSEEGDRVRLVSRWRSAEELRAFVEQAHDDLLDYRAASGAFPRVERVLWWSPADQEVTAAEADRRTEHLRAHGPGPHAFTLAAPVPRPADPRMP, encoded by the coding sequence ATGCCGTCCCTGATTCCGCTCCAGCGCACCTCGGCCCGCCACGCGGTGCCGGCCGCCGTTCCGGCCCCCTGGTCGGCACCCGCGCCGGTGCCGGGGGCGGTGCTCGCCGAGGCGCGCACGCTCACCGCACCCGACGGCGACCACTGCGCGCTGTTCTCGCTGGTCCTGGCCATGCGCCGACGTGCCGAGGACCATTCCGGCCATCTGGGAGAGGTCCATTTCTCCGAGGAGGGGGACCGCGTCCGGCTCGTGTCCCGGTGGCGGTCGGCGGAGGAGCTGCGGGCCTTCGTGGAGCAGGCGCACGACGACCTGCTCGACTACCGGGCGGCGAGCGGCGCGTTCCCCCGCGTGGAACGGGTCCTGTGGTGGTCACCGGCCGACCAGGAGGTGACCGCGGCGGAGGCCGACCGGCGCACCGAGCACCTGCGCGCACACGGCCCGGGGCCGCACGCGTTCACCCTGGCCGCTCCCGTTCCCAGGCCCGCGGACCCGCGGATGCCGTGA
- the bioD gene encoding dethiobiotin synthase, with product MSLLVVTGTDTGVGKTVVTAAVAAAARDTGRRVAVLKPAQTGVAADEPGDAAEVARLVPGVSTAELVRYPDPLAPATAAARCGARCVRAEEVADAAVRLTADHDLVVVEGAGGLLVRLNAEGETLADAAVLLSAPVLVVARPDLGTLNATALTGEALRARGLGPVGVVVGSWPREPDLAQRCNLADLPTMGAGPLLGAVPEGSGGLDGPAFAETARAALAPDLGGTWDAAAFAARHPA from the coding sequence GTGAGCCTGCTGGTGGTGACCGGGACCGATACCGGGGTGGGCAAGACCGTGGTCACGGCCGCCGTCGCCGCCGCGGCCCGGGACACCGGGCGGCGGGTGGCGGTCCTCAAGCCGGCGCAGACGGGTGTCGCCGCCGACGAGCCGGGAGACGCCGCCGAGGTCGCACGGCTGGTCCCGGGCGTGAGCACCGCGGAACTCGTCCGCTACCCCGACCCCCTGGCTCCGGCGACCGCCGCGGCCCGGTGCGGTGCCCGATGCGTGCGCGCCGAGGAGGTCGCGGACGCCGCCGTCCGGCTGACCGCCGACCACGACCTGGTGGTGGTCGAGGGGGCGGGCGGGCTGCTGGTGCGGCTGAACGCGGAGGGCGAGACCCTCGCCGACGCGGCCGTCCTGCTGTCCGCACCGGTCCTGGTGGTGGCCCGGCCCGACCTGGGCACGCTCAACGCCACGGCGCTGACCGGCGAGGCGCTGCGCGCCCGGGGGCTGGGGCCGGTCGGCGTGGTGGTGGGCTCCTGGCCGCGCGAGCCGGACCTGGCGCAGCGCTGCAACCTCGCGGACCTGCCGACCATGGGGGCCGGGCCGCTGCTCGGCGCCGTCCCCGAGGGCAGCGGCGGCCTCGACGGCCCCGCGTTCGCCGAGACCGCCCGAGCCGCCCTGGCCCCGGACCTCGGGGGCACGTGGGACGCCGCCGCCTTCGCGGCGCGCCACCCCGCCTGA